One window of Alkaliphilus metalliredigens QYMF genomic DNA carries:
- a CDS encoding BMC domain-containing protein: MSKAIGMMELLSISRGIYVADQMLKTSEVEIITAGSTCPGKYIAIVHGDVASVEDAVAVGIHEGAEHVIDSIVIPNIDSQIFSAIVGATMPESIQALGILESFDLATMIISADAILKAAELEPIELRLGNGLGGKSFFVFTGDVAAVETGIQAGLGVAKEHGPIVNVEMIPSPSKSLLTSIL; the protein is encoded by the coding sequence ATGTCTAAGGCCATTGGAATGATGGAGCTTCTAAGCATTTCTCGAGGCATTTATGTAGCGGATCAGATGTTAAAAACTTCAGAAGTGGAGATTATCACAGCGGGATCTACCTGTCCAGGAAAATACATTGCTATTGTCCATGGTGATGTGGCATCAGTAGAAGACGCTGTGGCAGTTGGAATCCATGAGGGAGCAGAACACGTAATTGACTCTATTGTCATACCCAATATTGATTCTCAAATCTTTTCAGCGATTGTTGGCGCAACCATGCCAGAATCGATTCAAGCCTTGGGAATACTTGAATCTTTTGATTTAGCAACCATGATAATTTCCGCAGATGCGATATTAAAAGCAGCAGAGTTAGAACCTATAGAATTGCGTCTGGGAAATGGTCTAGGAGGAAAGTCATTTTTTGTTTTCACAGGAGATGTAGCAGCTGTTGAGACAGGAATTCAAGCAGGTCTAGGGGTAGCAAAAGAACATGGACCCATTGTAAATGTGGAAATGATTCCATCACCTTCGAAATCTTTATTGACATCGATTCTTTAA